In a genomic window of Apium graveolens strain L.+W99A mitochondrion, complete genome:
- the orf148a gene encoding hypothetical protein — MLRQGKPQESIGWLPAPSRPASCSRGGGLLERTTHCCVAPTQGRALGEEHCFEVGKAWLTNHFEEAAGVLSSNDACGLSHSHPKRWPDSAWPGREESHIETTTLRESLSMLACGGGLSYGSPAATSDRPSRLILIWLYLYVASHVSST; from the coding sequence ATGTTGAGGCAAGGCAAGCCCCAGGAAAGTATAGGCTGGCTCCCAGCTCCATCTCGGCCGGCATCCTGCTCTCGAGGGGGTGGGCTCCTGGAGCGAACTACTCATTGCTGTGTTGCCCCAACCCAAGGAAGAGCACTTGGTGAGGAGCATTGTTTTGAGGTAGGGAAAGCGTGGTTGACAAACCACTTCGAGGAGGCGGCTGGAGTGCTTTCATCAAATGATGCATGTGGGCTGAGCCATTCCCATCCCAAGCGGTGGCCCGATTCGGCCTGGCCCGGTCGGGAAGAGAGTCACATAGAGACTACTACTCTCCGGGAATCTCTTTCTATGTTAGCTTGCGGGGGCGGGCTTTCCTATGGGAGTCCCGCTGCGACCTCTGACCGTCCGTCCCGTCTCATCTTGATTTGGCTATACTTGTATGTAGCCAGCCATGTTAGCTCCACATGA
- the orf118a gene encoding hypothetical protein — protein MLSHRQRLGKHGRATCRETCTCGSGRGPRYTVLICVGPRNSSEIVMAQKQIWSGIPLFPVLVMFFISRLAETNRAPFDLPEAEAESVAGYNVEYARDAILKIVHCWRKPMSRGSGDSF, from the coding sequence ATGCTGAGTCACCGGCAGCGCCTCGGAAAGCACGGACGAGCCACATGCAGGGAAACTTGCACGTGTGGTTCTGGCCGGGGGCCCCGGTATACTGTACTAATATGTGTAGGTCCCCGTAATTCGAGTGAGATTGTCATGGCGCAAAAGCAGATATGGTCTGGTATTCCCTTGTTCCCTGTATTGGTTATGTTCTTTATTTCTCGTCTAGCAGAAACGAATCGAGCTCCGTTTGATCTCCCAGAAGCGGAAGCTGAATCAGTTGCAGGCTATAATGTAGAATATGCGCGGGATGCGATCCTTAAAATAGTTCACTGTTGGCGGAAGCCAATGTCCCGGGGTTCCGGAGACTCATTCTGA
- the orf122a gene encoding hypothetical protein — MINNLLWNIRGIGNIKSRRRVGKLVKMYNISLIAILEPLHHANKIQEFSNRISFNFSLANQEADDKIWLCWNHEVHVVLVGAFEQCIAVDIGFLNSDRVRLTVLYAKCSIQRLLWEKLPLLS, encoded by the coding sequence ATGATTAATAACCTCTTGTGGAATATCAGAGGCATAGGCAACATCAAATCAAGAAGGAGGGTTGGCAAGCTTGTAAAGATGTATAATATCTCGTTGATTGCTATTCTTGAACCTCTTCACCATGCTAATAAGATTCAGGAATTCTCCAACAGAATTAGTTTTAACTTTTCATTGGCAAACCAAGAGGCAGATGATAAAATATGGCTCTGTTGGAATCATGAAGTTCATGTAGTGCTTGTCGGCGCGTTTGAACAGTGTATCGCAGTCGACATCGGCTTCCTTAATTCTGATCGGGTAAGGCTTACCGTTCTTTATGCAAAGTGCTCCATTCAACGGCTTCTTTGGGAAAAACTTCCATTACTGTCTTAA